One region of Candidatus Omnitrophota bacterium genomic DNA includes:
- a CDS encoding aspartate 1-decarboxylase, with amino-acid sequence MLRTMLKSKIHGATVTEANLKYTGSITIDGKLLKAADMLPGERVQIVNLNNGSRVETYTLAGKTGSGTICMNGAAARWAHKGDTVIIISYCQADESEVRKIKPKIVFVDAKNRIKKA; translated from the coding sequence ATGTTAAGGACGATGTTAAAGTCGAAGATACACGGCGCGACCGTGACCGAGGCGAATCTTAAGTACACCGGCTCCATCACTATAGACGGGAAACTACTGAAGGCCGCGGATATGCTCCCCGGCGAACGCGTCCAGATAGTCAACCTGAACAACGGTTCGCGCGTCGAGACCTACACACTAGCCGGAAAAACCGGAAGCGGTACGATCTGCATGAACGGGGCTGCCGCGCGCTGGGCGCACAAGGGAGACACCGTCATAATAATATCATATTGCCAGGCGGACGAATCGGAAGTCCGCAAGATCAAACCTAAAATAGTATTTGTCGACGCCAAGAACAGGATAAAGAAAGCCTAA
- a CDS encoding LL-diaminopimelate aminotransferase, producing the protein MSEFEFSERLAKLPPYLFAEIDKAKRQAKAKGRDIIDLGIGDPDLPTPGHIIKALHEASLEPDNHHYALDSGMPQLRHAIAKWYKKRFKVELDPDAEVLPLIGSKEGIAHMPLAFINPGDYVLVPDPCYPPYKNGTIFAGGMPYLMPLLAENDFLPDLDRIDPSVSNKAKMMFVNYPNNPTGAVADEEFYKKALDFAHRNNILICSDAAYSEVCYDKYRPMSILQMVGAKDRAVEFHSLSKTYNMTGWRIGWACGNKKAIQGLAKVKSNIDSGIFQAVQLAGIAALEGPQGPVARANKTYKERRDALVNGLNSLGWKVPKPKASFYVWAKNLPGYNSSSLAKALLEKADIIVTPGNGFGRYGEGYIRMALTVSKDRIKTAVQRIKKFLK; encoded by the coding sequence ATGAGCGAGTTTGAATTTTCCGAAAGATTAGCAAAACTTCCACCGTATCTTTTCGCGGAGATAGACAAGGCGAAGAGGCAGGCGAAAGCCAAGGGCAGGGATATAATCGATCTGGGCATCGGTGACCCTGACCTGCCGACGCCCGGCCATATAATAAAAGCACTTCACGAGGCCTCGCTCGAGCCGGATAACCACCATTATGCGCTGGATTCAGGGATGCCGCAGCTCAGGCATGCGATAGCGAAATGGTATAAGAAGAGGTTCAAGGTCGAACTTGACCCTGATGCCGAGGTGTTGCCGCTTATCGGCTCGAAAGAGGGGATAGCTCATATGCCGCTCGCTTTCATAAATCCGGGCGACTACGTGCTTGTGCCTGACCCGTGCTACCCGCCTTACAAGAACGGGACGATATTTGCAGGCGGCATGCCTTACCTTATGCCGTTACTGGCAGAGAACGATTTCCTGCCGGACTTGGATAGGATAGACCCGTCCGTATCGAATAAGGCTAAGATGATGTTCGTCAATTATCCGAATAACCCGACCGGCGCGGTCGCTGACGAAGAATTCTACAAGAAAGCTCTAGATTTCGCGCACAGGAACAATATCCTCATCTGTTCAGACGCGGCGTATTCGGAGGTCTGTTACGACAAATACCGCCCGATGAGCATTCTCCAGATGGTCGGCGCCAAGGACAGGGCAGTCGAATTCCACTCGCTCTCGAAGACATACAATATGACGGGCTGGAGGATAGGATGGGCTTGCGGGAACAAGAAAGCCATCCAGGGGCTCGCGAAGGTGAAATCGAACATCGATTCGGGAATATTCCAGGCGGTGCAACTGGCCGGGATCGCCGCGCTCGAAGGACCGCAGGGACCGGTAGCGAGAGCCAATAAGACATACAAGGAACGCCGCGACGCGCTGGTGAACGGCCTGAATTCCCTGGGCTGGAAAGTTCCCAAGCCGAAGGCGTCGTTCTATGTCTGGGCAAAGAACCTTCCGGGCTATAACTCCTCCTCGCTGGCAAAGGCTTTGCTCGAGAAGGCCGATATCATCGTTACGCCCGGCAACGGGTTCGGCAGGTACGGGGAAGGTTATATAAGGATGGCCCTCACCGTTTCCAAGGACAGGATAAAGACCGCGGTCCAGAGGATAAAGAAATTCCTAAAGTAA
- the dapB gene encoding 4-hydroxy-tetrahydrodipicolinate reductase — protein MTELIKVAVCGYAGKMGARIAGLAPKESGMRVILGLEAKGHPSVGSKFAYGEVSDQLDDIKAADVLMDFTVPEATMEHLAAAVKYKKALVIGTTGFTDEQVNKIREAAKKIPVVFSPNMSIGVNILFRLVRDAAAKLSKDYGVTIVEAHHIHKKDAPSGTAKKLAQIVKEASNREVSDIKSIREGEIVGDHKVTFESPYDTIELSHSAKTRDILAKGALAAAKFIAGKKPGLYDMQDVLGDIK, from the coding sequence ATGACCGAATTGATAAAAGTCGCTGTTTGCGGGTACGCAGGAAAGATGGGCGCAAGGATCGCCGGGTTGGCCCCGAAAGAGAGCGGGATGAGGGTCATCCTCGGGCTAGAAGCGAAAGGGCACCCGTCTGTCGGCTCGAAGTTCGCGTACGGCGAGGTCTCGGACCAGCTCGATGATATAAAGGCCGCCGATGTCCTGATGGATTTTACCGTTCCCGAAGCTACGATGGAGCATCTTGCCGCCGCCGTAAAATATAAAAAGGCTCTTGTTATCGGCACTACGGGATTTACCGATGAGCAGGTAAATAAGATCAGGGAAGCCGCCAAGAAGATACCCGTCGTCTTCTCGCCGAATATGTCGATAGGCGTGAACATTCTCTTCCGTCTGGTTAGGGACGCCGCGGCGAAATTATCGAAGGATTACGGCGTGACGATTGTCGAGGCGCACCATATACACAAGAAGGACGCGCCGTCAGGGACTGCGAAGAAACTTGCCCAGATAGTCAAGGAGGCGTCCAACCGCGAGGTCTCGGACATAAAGTCGATACGCGAGGGCGAAATAGTCGGCGACCACAAAGTAACGTTCGAAAGCCCTTATGACACGATCGAGCTTTCGCACAGCGCTAAGACTCGCGATATATTAGCTAAGGGCGCTTTGGCCGCCGCGAAATTCATCGCCGGAAAAAAACCGGGATTATACGACATGCAGGATGTATTAGGAGACATCAAATGA
- the panC gene encoding pantoate--beta-alanine ligase, which produces MKIIRSINKLNKELKRDRQKGRPVGFVPTMGFLHEGHLSLIRRARKENKTVVVSIFVNPAQFGPNEDYKEYPRDLRKDAALCKKEGVDHIFYPAVKAMYPKGYSTYVNVEGLTGNLCGKSRPAHFRGVATIVAKLFNIVRPDTAYFGQKDAQQAIVVKQMAEDLNMGIRIKVMPTVRERDGLAMSSRNAYLSPDGRRAAPTVYRALQLAGDLIKSGSRDAAKIKSEIRKMISAAGDKIDYISIVNPDDLKDVKKIKGKVLVVVAVWIGSTRLIDNIEVKT; this is translated from the coding sequence ATGAAAATAATCCGCTCGATAAATAAACTGAATAAAGAACTCAAACGCGACAGACAGAAAGGCAGGCCCGTCGGTTTCGTCCCTACGATGGGCTTTCTCCACGAGGGGCACCTTTCGCTTATCAGGCGCGCCCGCAAAGAGAATAAGACGGTCGTAGTGAGCATCTTCGTGAACCCGGCGCAGTTCGGGCCGAACGAGGATTATAAGGAATATCCCCGCGATCTGCGGAAAGACGCAGCTCTTTGTAAAAAAGAAGGTGTAGATCATATCTTTTATCCGGCGGTGAAGGCGATGTACCCGAAGGGATATTCGACGTATGTGAATGTCGAGGGGCTTACAGGGAATCTCTGCGGGAAGTCCAGGCCTGCGCATTTCCGCGGGGTGGCTACAATCGTCGCAAAGCTTTTTAATATCGTCAGGCCGGATACGGCTTACTTCGGACAGAAGGACGCGCAGCAGGCTATCGTGGTAAAGCAGATGGCCGAAGACCTGAATATGGGGATAAGGATAAAAGTCATGCCTACGGTCAGGGAAAGGGACGGATTGGCGATGTCATCGCGCAACGCCTACCTTTCTCCCGACGGGAGGAGGGCCGCCCCGACGGTATATCGTGCTTTACAACTGGCGGGGGATTTGATAAAATCAGGCAGTAGGGATGCCGCGAAGATAAAGTCCGAGATAAGGAAGATGATTTCGGCTGCCGGGGACAAGATCGATTACATTTCGATAGTAAACCCGGATGACCTGAAAGACGTGAAAAAGATCAAGGGCAAGGTCCTGGTAGTAGTGGCAGTGTGGATAGGCTCAACACGGTTGATAGACAACATAGAGGTAAAAACGTAA
- the uvrA gene encoding excinuclease ABC subunit UvrA encodes MDKGYIHIQGARVHNLKNVSLKLPRNKLIVFTGLSGSGKSSLAFDTIYAEGQRRYIDSLSAYARQFLEQLQKPDCDNIEGMSPAISIEQKTAGSNPRSTVGTTTEIYDYLRVLFARIGTAYCYNCGKKIARQSSQEIVDQVLKMPAGTQISILAPKIAGRKGEYKELFKEIKKDGYTRVRVDGRIAELENEIKLDKDKKHSIEIVVDRLEVKPDSKRRLADSIETALKAGSGVLIVNDGRKDRFMSELYACVDCGISYEEPSPRSFSFNSPYGACPVCNGLGTKLEIDADLVIPDRSKPVMESIEAWKRGGRGYLLYYRGVLREVADRYHFDLDTPFDKLNKEIRKIILYGADIEVWGRKFEGVIPQLERLFRETESGFLKEEINKYMSVLPCPKCAGARLRPESLAFKIGGKPINEVTALSVKEARGFFTGLDLSEKEAMIARQSLKEILSRLKFMADVGLDYLTLDRASGTLSGGESQRIRLATQIGSGLVGVVYVLDEPSIGLHQRDNTKLLESLKALRDLGNTLIVVEHDEATIRSADYIVDLGPGAGKHGGKVVCAGPLEEFMKCKDSLTAKYLKKELKIEPKLARRDLKGRKSLEIKGAREHNLKDIDVTIPLGVFVCVTGVSGSGKSTLIDEILYRSLAQKFYRAKEKPGDFDRITGAENIDKVIVIDQSPIGRTPRSNPATYTGMFSPIRDLFSRLPEAKIRGYRPGRFSFNVKGGRCEACQGDGVIKVEMHFLPDVYVTCEVCKGARFNQQTLEVLYKGHSINDVLKMTVEDALPLFANIPRIREKLQVLNDVGLGYVELGQSATTLSGGEAQRVKLATELSKRSTGRTLYILDEPTTGLHFADVDKLLKVLHALTDQGNTVLVIEHNLDVVKTSDYIIDLGPEGGDEGGEVVAAGSPEDVAKNRKSYTGSYLGKLLSQKG; translated from the coding sequence ATGGATAAAGGATATATACATATACAGGGGGCGAGGGTCCACAACCTCAAGAATGTCTCCCTGAAATTACCCAGGAACAAGCTCATAGTATTTACCGGGCTCTCGGGCTCCGGTAAATCCTCGCTCGCCTTCGATACCATCTATGCCGAAGGACAGAGGAGGTATATCGACAGCCTGTCTGCGTATGCCCGGCAATTCCTGGAACAATTGCAAAAACCGGATTGCGACAACATCGAGGGGATGTCTCCCGCGATATCGATAGAGCAGAAGACCGCCGGCTCAAATCCCCGTTCCACCGTAGGCACCACCACTGAGATATACGATTATTTAAGGGTCCTGTTCGCGCGCATAGGCACGGCTTACTGTTATAACTGCGGGAAGAAGATAGCGAGGCAGTCGTCACAGGAGATAGTCGACCAGGTCCTGAAGATGCCTGCCGGGACGCAGATCAGCATACTGGCGCCGAAGATAGCGGGGAGGAAAGGGGAATATAAGGAACTTTTTAAGGAGATAAAAAAGGACGGTTATACCCGCGTAAGGGTCGACGGCAGGATCGCGGAGCTGGAGAATGAGATAAAGTTAGACAAGGATAAGAAACATTCGATCGAGATCGTCGTCGACAGGCTGGAGGTCAAGCCCGACTCCAAAAGGAGGCTCGCAGATTCGATAGAGACGGCGCTCAAGGCAGGAAGCGGCGTACTAATAGTCAACGACGGCAGGAAGGACCGGTTCATGAGCGAGCTCTACGCGTGCGTCGATTGCGGTATAAGCTATGAGGAGCCGTCACCGCGATCATTCTCGTTCAATTCCCCGTACGGGGCCTGCCCGGTCTGCAACGGCCTCGGCACGAAACTCGAGATAGACGCAGACCTCGTGATACCCGATAGATCCAAGCCTGTCATGGAATCGATCGAGGCCTGGAAGCGCGGCGGTCGGGGCTACCTGTTGTATTACCGCGGTGTTTTAAGGGAGGTCGCGGACCGTTACCATTTCGATCTCGACACGCCTTTCGACAAATTAAATAAGGAGATCCGGAAGATAATACTTTATGGAGCGGATATCGAGGTATGGGGCAGGAAGTTCGAGGGAGTCATCCCTCAGCTCGAGAGGCTCTTCCGCGAGACAGAATCCGGATTCCTGAAGGAAGAGATAAATAAATATATGTCTGTCCTGCCGTGCCCCAAATGCGCCGGCGCGAGGCTCAGGCCGGAATCGCTCGCGTTCAAGATCGGCGGCAAACCGATAAATGAAGTGACCGCGTTGTCGGTAAAAGAGGCGAGGGGGTTCTTCACGGGCCTCGACCTCAGCGAAAAAGAGGCGATGATAGCCCGCCAGTCGCTGAAGGAGATCCTCTCGAGGCTCAAGTTCATGGCCGACGTCGGGCTTGATTACCTTACCCTGGACAGGGCCAGCGGAACGCTCTCGGGCGGCGAATCCCAGCGGATACGGCTCGCTACGCAGATTGGCTCAGGCCTGGTCGGCGTCGTCTATGTCCTCGATGAGCCGTCTATAGGCCTCCACCAACGCGATAACACAAAATTACTCGAAAGCCTCAAGGCTCTAAGGGACTTAGGCAACACCCTTATAGTCGTGGAGCATGATGAGGCGACCATAAGGAGCGCCGATTACATCGTCGACCTCGGGCCGGGCGCGGGGAAGCACGGCGGAAAGGTCGTCTGCGCCGGGCCGCTCGAAGAGTTCATGAAATGCAAGGATTCCCTTACCGCGAAATACCTGAAAAAGGAACTTAAGATCGAGCCGAAGCTTGCCAGGAGGGATCTCAAGGGAAGGAAATCCCTTGAGATAAAAGGAGCGCGCGAACATAACCTGAAGGATATAGACGTCACTATCCCGCTCGGGGTGTTCGTATGCGTCACCGGGGTGTCCGGCTCAGGCAAATCCACCCTGATAGACGAGATACTCTACAGGTCGCTCGCGCAAAAGTTTTACAGGGCTAAAGAGAAACCCGGGGATTTCGACAGGATAACAGGGGCCGAAAATATAGACAAGGTCATAGTCATCGACCAGTCGCCTATCGGCCGTACGCCGCGTTCGAACCCCGCGACTTATACGGGAATGTTCTCCCCGATCCGCGACCTCTTCAGCAGATTGCCTGAGGCGAAGATAAGGGGCTACAGGCCGGGCAGGTTCAGTTTTAACGTCAAGGGCGGCAGGTGCGAGGCCTGCCAGGGCGACGGTGTGATAAAAGTCGAGATGCATTTCCTGCCGGATGTCTATGTCACATGCGAGGTATGCAAGGGAGCGAGGTTCAACCAGCAGACTCTCGAGGTCCTTTACAAAGGGCATTCAATAAACGACGTCCTTAAAATGACGGTCGAGGACGCCCTGCCGTTATTCGCGAATATCCCGAGGATAAGGGAGAAGCTGCAGGTCCTAAACGATGTAGGCCTGGGCTATGTGGAGCTTGGGCAGTCCGCGACGACGCTCTCAGGAGGCGAGGCGCAGAGGGTGAAGCTCGCTACTGAGCTCTCTAAACGCTCCACAGGAAGGACTCTATATATCCTGGATGAGCCCACGACCGGCCTGCATTTCGCAGATGTCGATAAACTTCTAAAAGTGCTGCATGCCCTTACAGACCAGGGAAATACGGTCTTGGTCATAGAGCATAACCTTGATGTGGTCAAGACCTCTGATTATATAATTGATCTCGGCCCTGAGGGCGGCGATGAAGGAGGGGAAGTTGTCGCCGCGGGCAGCCCCGAAGATGTCGCGAAGAACAGGAAGTCGTATACGGGCAGTTACCTGGGTAAGTTATTGTCCCAAAAAGGTTGA
- a CDS encoding tetratricopeptide repeat protein gives MRIKSFLYSLIFLTVMSPAAFPADAGRTDPAKDDFVLAQKAFEDQFYDISMEQMERFLANYPQSGYRDEAHLVLGRSYLMLGKNAQALNEFDLVASSASAQRFYDEAAYWSAEVYFRSRDFKQALGQYQKVIDSFPASKYIPFAYYSKGWCYYNLKQYETAVESFGAFLKKFPNNSLAADAKYKIAESVFMGGKTVDAKKQLEDFLKEFPVSKKLPEAYYLLGEIDYSLKDYAASAKDYAKALEITPSAAWAPFALYGKAWAYFKASDYKSALGAFLAFRGSYPESPLTDSAIFGTGQCYTSMKDYPNAAASYDELIMKFQNSAVLGDAYLWKGDCLYNLEKYAEAKEIYEEALLKFPASALLPQFYYNLGWTLLRLKDPQKAVQDFEEVVKLSRDRNLKASAISLIGDTALDLKDYEKAKRSYDEILKDYRDSLICDYAQYQLGITMFRAGDYDGAVLAFQSLLGNFPNSRLREDAFQHLGLSYFRNGDFKSANEAFQKFIAAYPKGQDITEVLFQQANCLFNMAKYGEAISAFSKIIKENPASDHARLSFYEIGWCYYQWGKEKDALSQFDDYLAKYPNSDISDDVRMWEGQYYYNKGQFTKAKAYFDALAAKSPPGGSSAEAEYWLALILYKTGDVEGATRKFEHIIEAYPSSKAAMESTIKVGDILAESGRADDAVKELKGITEKYPGTQFEKVADKKIGDIFKQRKLYNAAIERYRLAITEAQSNFNAETQFLIGECYEEAGDADQAIAEFLKVKYLYPELTKWSGRAGLRAATLFENKGRWKDARKIYEELSGTKLQEAKYARERLDWMENNVPEKTGEVK, from the coding sequence ATGCGGATCAAATCCTTTCTTTATTCCCTTATATTCCTGACGGTTATGTCGCCTGCCGCCTTCCCGGCCGATGCGGGGCGGACAGATCCTGCGAAGGACGATTTCGTCCTTGCCCAAAAGGCTTTTGAGGACCAGTTTTACGACATCTCCATGGAGCAGATGGAGCGATTCCTTGCCAATTATCCGCAAAGCGGATACAGGGATGAGGCGCATCTCGTCCTCGGCAGGTCATACCTTATGCTGGGCAAGAACGCGCAGGCGCTCAACGAGTTCGACCTGGTGGCCTCATCCGCTTCGGCGCAACGCTTTTACGACGAGGCGGCATACTGGTCCGCCGAGGTCTATTTCCGGAGCAGGGATTTCAAGCAGGCCCTTGGCCAATACCAGAAAGTGATAGATTCGTTCCCCGCATCCAAATACATTCCGTTCGCCTATTATTCGAAAGGATGGTGCTATTACAACCTGAAACAATACGAAACCGCGGTCGAGTCTTTCGGCGCCTTTTTAAAAAAATTCCCCAACAACAGCCTTGCCGCCGACGCGAAATATAAGATAGCGGAGTCAGTCTTCATGGGCGGAAAGACCGTTGACGCAAAGAAACAGCTTGAGGATTTTTTGAAAGAATTCCCCGTCTCGAAGAAATTACCGGAGGCGTATTATCTTTTGGGAGAGATCGATTACTCATTGAAGGACTACGCGGCCTCGGCGAAAGACTACGCCAAGGCCCTTGAGATAACCCCCTCGGCCGCATGGGCTCCTTTCGCGTTATACGGAAAAGCCTGGGCGTATTTCAAGGCGTCGGACTATAAGTCCGCGCTAGGTGCTTTTTTGGCCTTCCGCGGCAGTTATCCGGAGAGCCCGTTGACCGACTCGGCCATATTCGGCACGGGGCAATGTTACACTTCCATGAAGGATTATCCAAATGCCGCGGCAAGTTATGACGAGCTGATAATGAAATTCCAGAATTCCGCGGTGTTGGGCGACGCTTATTTGTGGAAAGGGGACTGCCTTTATAACCTCGAGAAGTATGCGGAGGCAAAGGAAATCTACGAAGAGGCCCTGTTGAAGTTCCCGGCCTCGGCGCTCCTGCCGCAATTCTATTATAACCTCGGTTGGACGCTCCTGCGGCTCAAAGACCCGCAGAAGGCGGTCCAGGATTTCGAGGAGGTCGTGAAGCTGTCCCGTGACAGGAACCTGAAGGCCAGCGCGATATCCCTCATAGGCGACACGGCCCTTGACCTTAAAGATTACGAGAAGGCGAAGCGGTCTTACGACGAGATACTGAAGGATTACAGGGATTCCCTCATCTGCGATTACGCCCAGTACCAGCTTGGGATAACGATGTTCCGGGCCGGCGATTATGACGGCGCGGTCCTGGCTTTCCAGAGCCTGCTTGGCAACTTTCCCAATTCGAGGCTCAGGGAAGACGCATTCCAGCATCTCGGCCTTTCGTATTTCCGGAACGGGGATTTCAAATCCGCGAACGAGGCTTTCCAGAAATTTATCGCGGCATATCCGAAAGGCCAGGACATAACCGAGGTCCTCTTCCAGCAGGCGAATTGCCTCTTTAACATGGCGAAATACGGGGAGGCGATATCGGCGTTCAGCAAGATCATCAAAGAGAATCCCGCTTCCGATCACGCCCGGCTCAGTTTTTACGAGATAGGCTGGTGTTATTACCAGTGGGGCAAGGAGAAGGACGCGCTGTCTCAATTCGACGACTACCTTGCGAAATACCCCAACTCAGATATAAGCGACGATGTCAGGATGTGGGAGGGGCAATATTATTACAATAAGGGCCAATTCACCAAGGCTAAGGCGTATTTTGACGCCCTGGCCGCCAAGTCGCCTCCGGGCGGCTCATCGGCCGAGGCGGAATATTGGCTCGCCCTCATACTTTATAAGACCGGCGACGTCGAAGGGGCTACGCGGAAATTCGAGCACATAATAGAGGCGTATCCTTCCTCAAAGGCGGCGATGGAGAGCACGATAAAGGTGGGGGATATCCTCGCCGAGAGCGGGCGCGCCGATGACGCCGTAAAAGAGCTTAAGGGCATAACCGAAAAATATCCCGGGACCCAGTTCGAGAAGGTCGCGGACAAGAAGATAGGGGATATCTTCAAGCAAAGGAAATTGTATAACGCGGCGATAGAAAGGTACCGCCTCGCTATAACCGAGGCGCAGAGTAATTTCAATGCCGAGACCCAATTTTTGATCGGGGAGTGCTACGAGGAGGCGGGTGACGCGGACCAGGCCATCGCCGAATTCCTTAAAGTCAAATATCTTTATCCTGAGTTGACGAAATGGTCCGGCAGGGCCGGGCTGCGGGCCGCCACGCTCTTCGAGAACAAGGGCAGGTGGAAAGACGCGAGGAAGATCTATGAGGAGCTTTCCGGCACTAAGCTGCAAGAGGCGAAATACGCAAGGGAAAGGCTTGACTGGATGGAAAATAACGTCCCAGAAAAAACCGGGGAGGTAAAATAA
- a CDS encoding aspartate dehydrogenase — protein MVKVGIIGCGTIGSRIAAHIDGKLRGRARVTVLSDADYKKAKSLSAGLKARPRVASVQGLISSVDLVIEAASAKISGDIASRSVKAGRDVMVMSTGGLLKSYKALFKLAEKKKSHIYLPSGAICGLDGLKASKLSGIKKVTLTTRKPPEGFRGAPYVVKHNIDLGKIKTDKVLFEGDAFKAMEGFPANINVAATLSLCGIGPGKTRVKIIASPSIKRNIHEIEAEGAFGRLTARTENVPSPGNPKTSYMAVLSAMATLDGILGKVKIGT, from the coding sequence ATGGTAAAAGTCGGCATAATAGGCTGCGGCACGATCGGTTCGAGGATAGCCGCGCATATTGACGGCAAATTAAGAGGCAGGGCGAGAGTCACCGTTCTTTCTGATGCGGATTATAAGAAGGCAAAAAGCCTTTCCGCCGGGTTGAAAGCAAGGCCCAGGGTCGCATCGGTACAGGGTTTGATAAGTTCCGTGGACCTCGTCATCGAGGCTGCCTCCGCCAAAATTTCGGGCGATATAGCGAGCCGGTCGGTAAAAGCCGGAAGGGATGTCATGGTGATGAGCACCGGCGGCCTGCTTAAAAGTTATAAGGCGCTCTTCAAGCTCGCGGAAAAGAAAAAATCGCATATATATTTACCGAGCGGTGCAATATGCGGGCTTGACGGGCTCAAGGCCTCGAAGTTATCCGGGATAAAAAAGGTCACGCTTACCACCAGGAAGCCGCCCGAGGGGTTCAGGGGCGCTCCGTATGTGGTCAAACATAATATAGACCTGGGGAAGATAAAGACGGATAAGGTGCTTTTTGAGGGCGACGCGTTCAAGGCGATGGAAGGTTTTCCCGCGAACATAAACGTCGCGGCGACATTAAGCCTGTGCGGCATCGGCCCGGGCAAGACGAGGGTCAAGATAATCGCTTCCCCGTCGATAAAAAGGAACATACACGAGATAGAGGCAGAAGGCGCGTTCGGAAGGCTTACCGCCAGGACAGAGAACGTCCCTTCGCCGGGCAACCCGAAGACCAGTTACATGGCGGTCCTTTCGGCCATGGCTACGCTGGACGGTATCCTGGGGAAGGTCAAGATAGGGACATAA
- the nadA gene encoding quinolinate synthase NadA translates to MENPSNPEATYNEQLKDKILQLKKLRNAVIIAHNYQRDEVQELADITGDSLALSQAAVRTDAKVIVFCGVTFMAETAAILNPDKTVLLPVIEAGCPMADMITAEKVRALKAQYPDAAVVCYVNSSARVKAESDICCTSSNAIEIVKSLKEFKRVIFIPDRNLGQYVQSQVRDKEIILWKGFCPTHIRVQEEDILEVRKNYPDAEFIAHPECEPDVLALADHICSTGGMFKYIKGSKSKRFIIGTESGMLYRLKKENPGKEFFLATSHLICPSMKLTTLGWLAHSLENMVYKVEVPEDVKAKAKQSLDRMLGVSGEKPLSAAAGY, encoded by the coding sequence ATCGAGAACCCCTCTAACCCAGAAGCTACTTATAACGAACAACTAAAAGATAAGATCCTCCAGCTAAAGAAACTGCGCAACGCCGTCATAATCGCGCATAATTACCAGCGCGACGAGGTCCAGGAGCTGGCCGATATCACGGGAGATTCGCTGGCGCTCAGCCAGGCAGCGGTCAGGACAGACGCCAAGGTCATAGTCTTCTGCGGCGTCACGTTCATGGCCGAGACCGCCGCTATACTCAATCCCGACAAGACAGTGCTCCTTCCGGTCATCGAGGCGGGATGCCCGATGGCCGATATGATAACGGCCGAGAAGGTCCGCGCCCTGAAGGCGCAATATCCCGACGCGGCTGTAGTCTGCTACGTAAATTCCTCGGCGCGGGTAAAGGCCGAGAGCGATATCTGCTGCACCTCCTCGAACGCGATAGAGATAGTCAAATCCCTTAAAGAGTTTAAACGCGTAATATTCATCCCGGACAGGAACCTGGGCCAGTATGTCCAGAGCCAGGTGCGGGACAAGGAGATAATCCTTTGGAAGGGATTCTGCCCGACGCATATAAGGGTCCAGGAAGAAGATATATTGGAAGTGAGGAAGAATTACCCTGACGCGGAATTTATAGCCCACCCGGAATGCGAACCCGATGTCCTGGCCCTGGCCGACCACATATGCTCGACCGGCGGGATGTTCAAATATATAAAAGGGTCCAAGTCGAAGAGATTTATCATAGGCACCGAATCGGGGATGCTCTACCGGCTGAAGAAGGAGAACCCGGGCAAGGAGTTCTTCCTCGCGACCTCGCACCTTATCTGCCCGAGCATGAAACTCACCACGCTCGGCTGGCTCGCGCATTCCCTGGAGAATATGGTCTATAAAGTCGAGGTGCCGGAGGATGTCAAGGCGAAGGCGAAGCAGTCGCTTGACAGGATGCTTGGGGTATCCGGCGAGAAGCCGCTCTCGGCGGCGGCGGGATATTGA
- the folK gene encoding 2-amino-4-hydroxy-6-hydroxymethyldihydropteridine diphosphokinase has translation MFIALGSNLGDRRGNIGKAIEELRDSRMVEVIKVSKLYETDPVGGPPQDKFLDGAAEIQTHLTPHELLALLKLTEKKVGRTPSRVKWGPREIDLDILLYGDIVMNEPDLVIPHPQLHLRRFMLEPLAEIAPDVASKFSESEHENNPLDK, from the coding sequence GTGTTCATCGCGCTTGGCTCTAACCTGGGCGATAGGCGCGGGAATATAGGAAAAGCGATAGAAGAGCTCAGGGATTCAAGGATGGTTGAGGTGATAAAGGTCTCAAAGCTATACGAGACCGATCCTGTCGGCGGCCCGCCGCAGGATAAGTTCCTCGACGGCGCCGCGGAGATCCAAACACATCTTACGCCTCACGAGTTGCTCGCGCTCCTTAAACTGACGGAAAAGAAGGTAGGAAGGACGCCGTCAAGAGTAAAATGGGGCCCCAGGGAGATCGACCTGGATATTCTCCTGTACGGTGATATCGTAATGAATGAGCCGGACCTTGTGATACCCCACCCTCAGCTTCATTTGAGGCGTTTTATGTTAGAGCCGCTTGCAGAGATAGCTCCTGACGTGGCCTCTAAGTTCAGCGAAAGTGAACATGAAAATAATCCGCTCGATAAATAA